From the Exiguobacterium marinum DSM 16307 genome, the window ACAGTTGGTCGACCCCGTATAAGACGTTCAGACGTTCCGTAATCACACGTGCCTGTTTCTCTTTCAACCCGTCGACCTCTGACAGGAGGCTCGGATGTTTCACGATTTGGTCGATACAATCGTCGCCGAGAGCATCCGCAATCTTCTGCGCCGTCTTTTGACCGATTCCAGGGAAAGATCCGTTCGTCAAAAAGCGGACGGCTGCCCGTTTCGTCATCGGGACGACACGGCGAATCCAATCGGCCTTCATCTGTTTCCCAAATTTAGGGTGTTCGACGAGACGACCGTGCGCCTTATACGTCTCGCCTTTCTCGATGCCGACACCGACGCCCGCGATGACCATCTCGGTCTCGTCCGTCTCAAAATTCTTTTCTTTTATTCGTACGAGCGCGATCGTGTGCGCTTCTTCTTCTGATTGAAACAGGACTCGAATGACTTTTCCAGTCAACTCATAAGGTGCTGCCATCATATCCGACACCTCCAGCTATTTTTCCATCATCCATTATAGCCCGAGATGAATCGATTGAACAAATGACCTATCCGAACAGATTTAAGATTTGTTCAATCCGATCAAGGTCGACGACTTCTAAAATGCGTATCAACTGTTCGATATCGACCCGGTCCAAAATGCGCTCAACCTGATCAAGGTCCACTTCTTCAATCAGACGCTGAATCCGGTCTAAGTCCCCAGATGCCTGATATGCCTCGAGTTTTGTGAAGAGCTCGGTCTTCTCGATTCGAATCGAATCTTCCAGCATCCCCCTCGCCCCGAATAGGACGAGACCGATGACCGCCAACTGAATCAACCAGTTCGTCACGACTTTCCAAAACGGGACGGTCTGATGGATGAATGGGATGAGCGGAATGAACGTTACCTGAAGGAGTAAAATTCCAACCTGGACATATACGTTCGGAATGAGGAATCCGAGTACTGCAAGAAGCAATGGAACGACCCACCCGACACCGACGTGTTCAGATGTATGCTGCCAAGACTTCCGTTCCGAGTACACATAGTGAACAACCCATCCGACAATGAGGAGCGCTACGAACAGCATGAGTAATAACATCAAGAGCCCTCGTGGTTCAATGACCACTTGATACAAAATCGTATTCGTCCACTTCCCGTCTGCCAGTCGTTCATTCACCGATTCAAATAATTGTGTGAACCACACATACTCGACAATGAAAAACAAAATGACACTGACCATGCTGAATTTTCGCAAGCCACTCGACCTCCTTCTATAAGTTGTCATTCCCCCACTTCAAGAGGGGTAGTCGCGTTTTTGATTCAAAGAAACGGGGAACTGTTCGAATGACACAGTGAAGGAGGAGTCATAAATGGGTAAACGAATTCCAGTCAGCGGATTATGCGAACTCGTGTTAGAAGTGACGGATATGGAAGAAGCGGTAGCATTTTGGCATGAAAAATTAGGTCTCCCTGTCGTCGAACAATGGGTCGGAGACGATGCCGAGCCAAGTAAGTCACAAGAACACGCGAACGAGCCGTGGGCAACATGGCTCTATATCGGAGGGAATACGCGACTCGGACTTTGGTTGAAGCGTAACTTCACAGAGGAAGAAAACGCGAACCGCAAACAAGATGTGACCGATTGGGACACACTTTATGACGAAGGTGGCGTCCACGTCCATTGCGCGTTCTTCGTTCCGATAGAGTCGTTTGAAAAAGCACTTGAGATTTTGAATGATACCGATGTCCCGGTCAAACTGCGAACGTGGGATGAAGACGAGACGAAAAATGGGAAAGAGCGCTCTGCTTACTTCAAGGATCCGAGCCATAACATTATCGAACTGTATACGAAAAATATGGACGAGGCTTACGGAGAATTTGCCGGAGAACCCGTCAAAATCACGACGAAACAACTCTAATCGCGTTAACGAAAAAAGTGCCATCGCTCCATTGCGATGGCACTTTCCTATTCAAGAAATCAGTTCCCAAGCAGTGCATCCATCTTCGCGATGGCGTCACGTGCAAGTTCATGATCCGGTTGCATCTCCAAGACGCGTTGAAGCTCGGCATATGTTTTTTCTTGGTCTCCCAAGAAGGCATATGCGATTGCCAAGTTGTAGCGTGCATCCGTATGGCTCGCATCGAGGTCTAGCGTCTCTTCCAATGCGTCGACCGCTTCTTCCAACTGTTCACTTTGCGCAAGTGCAAGTCCGTATTGGAACGTGATTTCCACGTCTTCCGGCGATTGTTTCTTCGCCTCACGTAGACGTGGCATCGCGCGAACAAAATCACCCATCGCCTTGTACGTCAAGCCGAGCATGAAATGAAGATCGGCATCGTCCATCCCCGAAAGGAGTGCTTGGCGAAGCGAGGTCTCCGCAGACTCCAATTGTTCAAGTTCATAAGCGAGAGCGCCTTTCGCATAGTGCGCGGCACCGAATGAATCATCGAGTTCAATCGCTTTGTCATAGAAGATGGCGGCACGGTCGTAATCGTTGATCGCCTGAAGCAACGTTCCCATGTTGACGAAACCTGTTGGGTCCGTCGGGTTCTCTTCAATCGCCTCATTGAAATGTTTGGCTGCCTGTTCAAATTCACCTTGTTGCATCGCTTGGATGCCTTGTTCGTTTGCGTTCATATTCAATCACCTCATCCGATATAGTCGAGTCGTTTGCCGTTGCGGTATGCTTCGTCGATTGTCGCTCCACCGAGACAGACGTCGCCGTCATAGAAGACCACGGCCTGTCCTGGTGTGATGGCACGTTGCGGCTCATCGAACTTGACGAGGACTTCGCCATTTTCGAGCGGAGCGACCGTGACCGGCACGTCTTGTTGACGATAGCGGAACTTCGCCGTCGCCCGGAACTCATTTGTTGGAGCAACACCCGTCCAAGAGAGTTTTGAAGCAAGGAGCGCGTCCGAATAGAGCGCGTCATGATGGAAGCCTTGTCCGACGAACAAGACGTTGTTCTCCACATCTTTTCCGACGACGAACCAAGGGTCCCCGTCGCCACCAATCCCGAGACCGTGACGTTGTCCGAGCGTATAATACATCAACCCGTCGTGACGTCCTTTGACGACACCGTCGAGCGTCCGCATCTCACCTGGTTGTGACGGAAGATATTCCGATAAGAACTCTTTGAAATTCCGTTCTCCGATAAAGCAGATCCCAGTCGAGTCTTTCTTCTTCGCTGTCGCGAGTCCTGCTTCTTCGGCGATCGCACGCACATCTTTCTTGTCCATATGACCAATCGGGAACATCGTCCGCGCGAGTTGGTCTTGAGACAATTGGTTCAAGAAATACGTTTGATCTTTGTTGTCGTCTTTTCCTCGTAGCAGACGGTGTTCGCCGTCAACGTAATTCACTTGGGCGTAATGCCCCGTCGCGACAA encodes:
- a CDS encoding VOC family protein, translating into MGKRIPVSGLCELVLEVTDMEEAVAFWHEKLGLPVVEQWVGDDAEPSKSQEHANEPWATWLYIGGNTRLGLWLKRNFTEEENANRKQDVTDWDTLYDEGGVHVHCAFFVPIESFEKALEILNDTDVPVKLRTWDEDETKNGKERSAYFKDPSHNIIELYTKNMDEAYGEFAGEPVKITTKQL
- a CDS encoding tetratricopeptide repeat protein; the protein is MNANEQGIQAMQQGEFEQAAKHFNEAIEENPTDPTGFVNMGTLLQAINDYDRAAIFYDKAIELDDSFGAAHYAKGALAYELEQLESAETSLRQALLSGMDDADLHFMLGLTYKAMGDFVRAMPRLREAKKQSPEDVEITFQYGLALAQSEQLEEAVDALEETLDLDASHTDARYNLAIAYAFLGDQEKTYAELQRVLEMQPDHELARDAIAKMDALLGN
- the mnmA gene encoding tRNA 2-thiouridine(34) synthase MnmA, which encodes MNLRTKAPEETTVVVGMSGGVDSSVTAHVLKEQGYNVIGIFMKNWDDTDENGVCTATEDYEDVIAVANQIGIPYYAVNFEKEYWDRVFEYFLAEYRLGRTPNPDVMCNKEIKFKAFLEHALRLGADFVATGHYAQVNYVDGEHRLLRGKDDNKDQTYFLNQLSQDQLARTMFPIGHMDKKDVRAIAEEAGLATAKKKDSTGICFIGERNFKEFLSEYLPSQPGEMRTLDGVVKGRHDGLMYYTLGQRHGLGIGGDGDPWFVVGKDVENNVLFVGQGFHHDALYSDALLASKLSWTGVAPTNEFRATAKFRYRQQDVPVTVAPLENGEVLVKFDEPQRAITPGQAVVFYDGDVCLGGATIDEAYRNGKRLDYIG